The following nucleotide sequence is from Natronorubrum aibiense.
TCGACACATTTCAAATTTTTTCGGCGAGGTAATCGAACTGTGCAGCGAGTTCTTTTCGGCGCTGTCGTTTGATAACCGTCGCATCCAAAATCATGCCAACGAGCGCCATCTCGAGTTCGAACGCCGTCGTCGCAGTCAGTTCTGTGTGGTTGCCGTATGTGTCCAGTTCGTACCGTGTCGTCATCTGGTCGAAGATTCCCTCTCGGTGCTCGTAGGCGAGCACCGCATCCGGCTCATCGACGAGTTCTAACTCGAGTGTGATCGTCGCGAGTCCGACACTGTTCTCGAGTTCGAGGACCGATCCCGTTCTGTCGACACGGTCGAACCCGGCCCCATACATGAACGGCTCAACGTCCGTGATGAGCGCCTGGAGTGTGTTCGGATCCGTATTGAACCGCCGCGACATTGAGACCGTTTCCATGGTCAGGTAGGGACGATGTGACGACTTACCGTTGACGGTCCCGAGAGGTCGAGCCAATATGTAGCCAGCATCATCTTCCCTCCCGCTCATACCCGAACATGTTCACCCACACTGATACAGGACACGTCCACGTACCAGTATCCATGCCTAACGCTGAACTCACGATCAC
It contains:
- a CDS encoding SRPBCC family protein; amino-acid sequence: METVSMSRRFNTDPNTLQALITDVEPFMYGAGFDRVDRTGSVLELENSVGLATITLELELVDEPDAVLAYEHREGIFDQMTTRYELDTYGNHTELTATTAFELEMALVGMILDATVIKRQRRKELAAQFDYLAEKI